The following are encoded in a window of Primulina eburnea isolate SZY01 chromosome 4, ASM2296580v1, whole genome shotgun sequence genomic DNA:
- the LOC140829689 gene encoding cell division topological specificity factor homolog, chloroplastic-like: MVDCGMFLHSTSNVSPLALDVHSLRCHSKHPLGILPEYKISQNPISEELESFLLNAINLNFFERINLAWKIIFPSTTSRKNSNANIAKQRLKMILFSDRCDVSEVAKQKIVSNVVTALSDFVEIESQDKVQLSVSTDPDHGTIYSVTVPVRRVRSEYQMDDETGMITNIEYKDTGESSGSVDVKFDFYIPTDKFQDFNV; this comes from the exons ATG GTCGATTGCGGCATGTTCTTACATTCCACATCCAATGTTTCTCCCTTAGCACTTGATGTCCATAGCCTTCGTTGTCATTCTAAACATCCGCTTGGAATTCTCCCAGAATACAAGATTTCCCAAAATCCCATCAGCGAGGAGTTGGAGAGCTTCCTCCTCAATGCTATTAATCTCAACTTCTTTGAGCGTATAAACTTGGCATGGAAGATTATATTTCCATCAACTACATCAAGAAAGAACTCAAATGCCAATATTGCTAAGCAACGCCTCAAGATGATTCTTTTCTCCGATAGATGTGACGTTAGTGAAGTGGCAAAACAGAAGATCGTGAGCAATGTTGTAACTGCACTATCTGATTTCGTCGAGATAGAATCACAGGACAAAGTTCAGCTCAGTGTGTCAACAGATCCAGATCATGGTACCATTTATTCAGTCACAGTGCCGGTTCGAAGGGTGAGATCGGAGTATCAAATGGATGATGAAACTGGAATGATAACTAATATTGAATACAAAGACACTGGAGAGAGCTCTGGTTCTGTTGATGTCAAATTTGATTTCTATATCCCGACTGAcaaattccaagattttaatGTGTAA
- the LOC140829597 gene encoding uncharacterized protein, translating into MNEDNHPTRGMIHMISGGSTDGDSGRARKAHGRRLENFEISRDADLPQDPVINFGPEDLRGVVAPHNDALVVTATIANYDVARIFTDNGSSVNVLFKSTLDQMKMRGFEFEPVSTPLYGFAGHAIPPLGQIVLLLSLGTDPRRVRKMIAFTVVDIPSAYNGIIGRPSLKDFRAVASTYHQKLKFPVGKGVGVLCGDQKAARRCYEGLVREEGKRARVEVHMIKRGRSE; encoded by the coding sequence ATGAATGAGGATAACCATCCTacgagaggaatgattcatatgatctcggggggtTCTACTGATGGAGACTCGGGGCGAGCTCGGAAGGCACATGGGAGAAGGTTAGAGAACTTTGAGATATCTAGGGATGCAGACTTACCACAAGACCCTGTCATCAACTTTGGGCCGGAAGACCTTCGAGGCGTTGTGGCTCCAcataacgatgccttggtggtAACGGCCACCATTGCCAATTACGATGTGGCGAGAATATTTACTGATAATGGAAGCTCCGTGAACGTCTTGTTCAAGAGCACGTTGGATCAAATGAAGATGAGAGGATTTGAGTTTGAGCCGGTATCCACCCCGCTGTATGGGTTTGCAGGACACGCTATCCCGCCTTTGGGTCAGATTGTTCTTCTCTTATCCTTGGGGACTGATCCTCGGCGGGTAAGAAAGATGATAGCCTTCACTGTGGTAGATATCCCGTCAGCATATAATGGAATAATAGGGCGGCCATCCCTGAAGGATTTCAGAGCCGTAGCTTCCACTTATCATCAGAAGCTTAAGTTTCCTGTGGGAAAAGGAGTTGGAGTCTTGTGTGGGGACCAAAAAGCCGCGCGTCGATGTTATGAGGGGTTAGTGAGGGAGGAGGGGAAAAGAGCGCGTGTAGAGGTTCACATGATTAAGAGAGGACGAAGTGAGTGA
- the LOC140830604 gene encoding probable WRKY transcription factor 3 gives MEERNPAPPSSSNIRTTSTRPMISLPSTRSIENLFTGGLGVSPGPMTLVSSFFAENDPDTDCRSFSQLLSGAVSSPAEVPDVRQGFSVNPQQAAEESSRESGGGSGEFRFQQSRPAGLAVSPMPGIFTIPPGLSPASLLDSPGFSSYAQGLFGSSHQQILAQIPVQSQMHIQHPYPSLSAAPASSLLHLQPPLLQQQIPPISDPNNIKESSDVSQSDQKPQPLNITVDKPSDDGYNWRKYGQKQVKGSEYPRSYYKCTHTNCPVKKKVERSFDGQITEIIYKGQHNHSPPSKRARDTGNPSSETGFEVQIGNSRPRHEDEVIPENTSASSDSDETGDAENRLDGRNEDEPEFKRRNVEVQTSEQASNHRTVTEPRIVVQTTSEVDLLDDGYRWRKYGQKVVKGNPYPRSYYKCTSPGCNVRKHVERAASDPKAVITTYEGKHTHDVPAAKASSHSTASASHFRSQNVLTNGAASNRIEFGSNEQQPVARLQFKEEQIT, from the exons ATGGAGGAGCGAAATCCGGCGCCGCCGTCATCCTCCAATATTCGGACCACATCTACGCGACCGATGATTTCCTTGCCCTCCACGAGGTCGATCGAGAATCTCTTTACTGGCGGGCTGGGGGTGAGCCCGGGCCCGATGACTTTGGTCTCCAGTTTCTTTGCTGAAAATGATCCTGACACCGACTGCCGCTCGTTTTCTCAGCTTCTCTCTGGTGCGGTGTCATCTCCTGCCGAGGTTCCTGATGTCAGGCAGGGCTTTTCTGTTAATCCGCAGCAGGCTGCGGAAGAGTCCAGTCGGGAATCTGGAGGTGGGAGTGGTGAATTCAGGTTTCAGCAGAGTCGGCCGGCAGGTTTGGCGGTCTCTCCTATGCCAGGAATATTTACGATACCTCCGGGTTTGAGCCCCGCGAGCTTGCTCGATTCACCGGGCTTCTCTTCGTATGCGCAG GGACTATTTGGATCATCGCATCAACAAATCCTGGCTCAGATTCCAGTTCAATCCCAGATGCACATCCAGCACCCATACCCATCTTTGTCCGCTGCTCCGGCTTCGTCACTTCTGCATTTGCAGCCGCCACTTTTGCAGCAGCAGATACCTCCTATTTCAGATCCTAACAATATAAAAGAGTCGTCTGATGTTTCTCAGTCTGATCAGAAACCTCAGCCTTTAAACATCACAGTGGATAAACCTTCAGATGATGGGTACAACTGGCGGAAATATGGACAAAAACAGGTTAAGGGTAGTGAATATCCTCGGAGCTATTATAaatgtacacatacaaattGTCCAGTTAAGAAGAAAGTCGAACGATCCTTTGATGGCCAAATAACCGAAATTATATACAAAGGCCAACACAACCATTCCCCGCCCAGTAAGCGTGCCAGAGATACTGGAAACCCAAGTTCTGAAACAGGATTCGAGGTTCAAATCGGAAATAGTAGGCCTAGGCATGAAGATGAAGTTATTCCAGAAAATACATCTGCATCAAGTGATAGTGATGAAACGGGCGACGCTGAAAATAGGttagatggaagaaatgaaGATGAACCCGAATTCAAAAGAAG GAATGTTGAGGTCCAGACATCAGAGCAAGCATCAAACCATCGCACGGTGACAGAGCCTAGAATCGTAGTGCAAACAACTAGCGAAGTTGATCTTTTAGATGATGGTTATAGGTGGCGAAAATATGGCCAGAAGGTTGTTAAAGGGAACCCTTATCCAAG AAGTTACTACAAATGCACTAGTCCCGGATGCAATGTCCGTAAGCATGTTGAAAGAGCTGCAAGCGATCCAAAAGCTGTCATAACAACTTATGAAGGAAAGCACACTCACGATGTACCAGCCGCCAAAGCAAGCAGCCATAGCACCGCCTCCGCCTCTCATTTCAGATCACAGAATGTTTTGACCAATGGAGCAGCATCAAACAGGATTGAATTCGGGAGCAATGAACAACAGCCTGTAGCACGTCTGCAATTTAAAGAAGAACAGATAACGTAG
- the LOC140830605 gene encoding uncharacterized protein isoform X1 codes for MGGCASKPHKQLKSKAKYLYRSCKFRRRKVAPSVSIGHDMDGEVCSDVFTFRDFVMNDTDDREMTRFRRSQVPNCTFHLPDQWQRNHKEVGENAEKRQEEEWFDSQSALDSDTDDDFVSVDGDGFTLLDSATMRISNSPVTQNESNSCFTDYGCNQQKKDCCKTEVLSSSEEYVEYDVNKKQTVDNSCLAKAEEACTKRMKVDFEHFLDKHEERKLDHSLTQFHSSENVLDSNQTPAFSGSASIGKKATFIVTAVKRKFSDGDGQIELCNCSSKRCLYHPRAGFLIPVSLEEKPNQGCWCPVPPSAFKLRGENYCRDKKKYPAPNHSPYIPIGMDLFASPRKMHHIAQHIELPFVGSECEIPSILVVNIQLPAYPAAMFGDSDGEGTNLVIYFKLLENFERETSPIFVESIKRLVKNEMEVVTGFPKESVVPYRERLKIMVNPVNPEELGLSSTERKLVQAYKDKPVLSRPQHSFYKGANYFEIDLDVHRFGYICRKGLQAFRERLKNGIFDLGLTIQAQTSEELPEKVLCCVRLNKIDFVNLGQMPTFAAALCK; via the exons ATGGGTGGCTGTGCATCAAAGCCACATAAACAGCTGAAATCCAAGGCAAAGTACTTGTACAGGTCATGCAAGTTTCGCCGCAGAAAGGTCGCCCCATCAGTTTCGATAGGCCACGATATGGATGGGGAAGTTTGCAGTGATGTCTTTACTTTCCGAGATTTTGTTATGAATGACACTGATGACCGGGAAATGACGAGATTCCGGAGATCTCAGGTGCCGAATTGCACTTTCCATCTGCCTGATCAGTGGCAAAGGAACCATAAAGAAGTTGGCGAAAATG CAGAAAAGCGGCAAGAGGAAGAATGGTTCGACTCTCAAAGTGCCCTTGATTCTGATACTGATGATGATTTTGTTAGCGTTGATGGAG ATGGTTTCACATTATTAGACAGTGCGACCATGAGGATATCAAATAGCCCCGTGACTCAAAATGAAAGCAACTCATGCTTCACTGACTACGGATGCAATCAACAAAAGAAAGATTGCTGTAAAACAGAAGTTCTTTCTAGTAGTGAAGAATACGTAGAATACGATGTTAACAAGAAACAAACTGTTGATAATTCATGCCTGGCAAAAGCTGAAGAAGCTTGCACCAAGAGGATGAAAGTGGATTTCGAGCATTTCTTAGATAAACATGAAGAAAGAAAGCTGGACCATTCATTAACTCAGTTTCATTCTTCAGAGAACGTGTTGGACTCAAATCAGACTCCAGCATTTTCAGGATCAGCATCAATCGGAAAGAAGGCAACTTTTATAGTGACTGCTGTAAAGAGGAAGTTTAGTGATGGAGATGGTCAGATAGAACTCTGTAACT GTTCCTCCAAAAGGTGTTTATATCATCCTAGAGCAGGTTTCCTAATTCCAGTCTCACTGGAGGAGAAGCCGAATCAAGGCTGCTGGTGCCCCGTTCCACCTTCTGCCTTTAAGCTACGTGGGGAGAATTATTGCAG AGATAAAAAGAAGTATCCTGCTCCCAATCATAGCCCATATATACCTATTGGCATGGACTTGTTTGCCTCCCCTCGGAAGATGCATCACATTGCGCAGCACATTGAACTACCCTTTGTTGGATCAGAATGTGAAATACCTTCAATACTCGTCGTCAACATCCAG CTTCCTGCTTATCCTGCTGCCATGTTTGGAGATAGTGATGGGGAAGGGACAAACCTCGTGATATATTTCAAATTGTTGGAGAATTTTGAGAGAGAAACTTCTCCTATATTTGTGGAAAGTATAAAG AGACTTGTTAAAAATGAAATGGAAGTGGTGACGGGGTTTCCAAAGGAATCTGTAGTCCCTTACAGAGAAAGACTAAAGATAATGGTCAATCCAGTAAATCCTGAGGAACTTGGCTTGAGTTCTACAGAAAGGAAGCTTGTGCAGGCATACAAGGATAAGCCGGTGCTTTCACGTCCCCAACATTCTTTCTACAAG GGAGCTAATTACTTTGAGATAGACCTTGATGTACATCGGTTCGGCTATATATGTAGGAAAGGACTTCAAGCATTTAGAGAAAGATTAAAAAATGGGATATTTGATCTTGGACTGACAATTCAG GCACAAACCAGCGAGGAATTGCCTGAGAAAGTTTTGTGTTGCGTTAGACTAAACAAGATCGATTTTGTAAATCTTGGACAGATGCCAACATTTGCAGCTGCTCTCTGTAAATGA
- the LOC140830607 gene encoding probable methyltransferase TCM_000336, with protein sequence MLGHWMLTLLQLMDLGNVFHMNGGLGENSYSKNSSLQKKASDKVKHIMVEAIEKVLVATSWPKSIGIADLGCSSGPNTLLNIKDIVESVETTATATGREVPEFRVYLNDLPTNDFNTIFQALPEWYRELKTPSCIYVAAYPGSFYGRLFPDSCLHFIYSSNSLHWLSRVPSGIYDEHGMSINKKSIYISDKSPPQVQQAYHKQFQQDFSLFLKSRFRELVHGGQMVLILLGRVGRNHVHDIFWEILYQSLAILVAQGEVSEEKLESYEVHFYAPSMEELEEEVRKEGSFKLENVEMYETDKDCGDCSSYGAAVAKTVRSIQESMLVNHFGETLMLDNLFHHYANLVDQQMLKLDNSISSITIALLLTKIN encoded by the exons ATGTTGGGGCATTGGATGCTAACTTTGCTCCAACTCATGGATCTAGGGAATGTTTTCCACATGAATGGAGGGCTTGGAGAGAATAGCTATTCCAAGAATTCTTCACTCCAG AAAAAGGCCTCTGATAAGGTAAAACACATAATGGTAGAGGCCATAGAGAAAGTGCTGGTGGCAACAAGCTGGCCCAAGAGCATAGGCATAGCCGATCTCGGGTGTTCTTCGGGGCCTAACACTCTCTTAAACATCAAAGATATCGTGGAATCTGTGGAGACCACAGCAACTGCCACCGGTAGAGAAGTACCCGAATTCAGGGTGTATCTCAACGATCTTCCTACCAATGATTTCAACACTATTTTCCAGGCCTTACCCGAATGGTATCGGGAGCTCAAGACGCCTAGTTGTATTTACGTAGCTGCCTATCCGGGCTCGTTTTATGGCAGGCTGTTTCCGGATAGTTGCTTGCACTTCATCTATTCTTCGAACAGTTTGCATTGGTTATCCAGG GTTCCTTCAGGTATTTATGATGAGCATGGTATGTCTATAAACAAAAagagcatatacatatcagacAAGAGCCCACCACAAGTACAACAAGCGTATCACAAACAATTCCAACAAGATTTTTCATTGTTTCTCAAGTCAAGGTTCCGAGAACTCGTACATGGAGGACAAATGGTGCTCATTTTGTTGGGGAGGGTTGGTCGTAACCATGTCCACGATATCTTTTGGGAAATTCTCTACCAATCTTTGGCTATCCTAGTTGCGCAG GGTGAAGTTTCGGAGGAAAAACTGGAGTCGTATGAGGTTCACTTCTACGCGCCATCGATGGAAGAACTTGAAGAGGAAGTAAGAAAAGAGGGGTCATTCAAACTGGAGAATGTGGAAATGTATGAAACAGACAAGGATTGTGGAGATTGTTCGAGCTACGGAGCAGCGGTGGCGAAAACAGTGAGATCCATTCAAGAATCAATGCTTGTGAATCATTTTGGAGAGACATTGATGTTGGACAATTTGTTCCATCATTATGCCAATTTGGTTGATCAACAGATGCTCAAACTAGATAATAGTATCAGCTCCATTACCATTGCTCTCCTTCTTACTAAAATTAATTAA
- the LOC140830606 gene encoding eukaryotic translation initiation factor 5A-2 produces the protein MSDEEHHFESKADAGASKTYPQQAGTIRKNGYIVIKGRPCKVVEVSTSKTGKHGHAKCHFVAIDIFTSKKLEDIVPSSHNCDVPHVNRTDYQLIDISEDGFVSLLTENGNTKDDLRLPTDDSLLPQIKDGFAEGKDLVVSVMSAMGEEQICALKDIGPK, from the exons ATGTCGGACGAGGAGCATCATTTCGAGTCCAAGGCCGACGCCGGCGCATCGAAGACATATCCTCAGCAGGCTGGAACAATCCGTAAGAACGGTTACATAGTCATCAAGGGCCGCCCTTGCAAG GTTGTGGAAGTTTCAACCTCCAAAACTGGGAAGCACGGGCATGCTAAGTGTCACTTTGTTGCCATTGACATCTTTACTTCCAAGAAGCTTGAAGATATTGTTCCGTCCTCCCATAACTGCGAC GTTCCACATGTCAACCGTACTGACTACCAGCTTATTGATATCTCTGAGGATGGATTT GTGAGCTTGCTCACCGAGAATGGTAACACTAAGGATGACCTTAGGCTTCCAACTGATGATAGTCTCCTTCCTCAG ATTAAAGATGGGTTTGCTGAGGGGAAGGATCTTGTAGTGAGTGTTATGTCTGCCATGGGAGAGGAGCAGATCTGTGCCCTCAAGGACATCGGTCCCAAGTAG
- the LOC140830605 gene encoding uncharacterized protein isoform X2, which yields MGGCASKPHKQLKSKAKYLYRSCKFRRRKVAPSVSIGHDMDGEVCSDVFTFRDFVMNDTDDREMTRFRRSQVPNCTFHLPDQWQRNHKEVGENEKRQEEEWFDSQSALDSDTDDDFVSVDGDGFTLLDSATMRISNSPVTQNESNSCFTDYGCNQQKKDCCKTEVLSSSEEYVEYDVNKKQTVDNSCLAKAEEACTKRMKVDFEHFLDKHEERKLDHSLTQFHSSENVLDSNQTPAFSGSASIGKKATFIVTAVKRKFSDGDGQIELCNCSSKRCLYHPRAGFLIPVSLEEKPNQGCWCPVPPSAFKLRGENYCRDKKKYPAPNHSPYIPIGMDLFASPRKMHHIAQHIELPFVGSECEIPSILVVNIQLPAYPAAMFGDSDGEGTNLVIYFKLLENFERETSPIFVESIKRLVKNEMEVVTGFPKESVVPYRERLKIMVNPVNPEELGLSSTERKLVQAYKDKPVLSRPQHSFYKGANYFEIDLDVHRFGYICRKGLQAFRERLKNGIFDLGLTIQAQTSEELPEKVLCCVRLNKIDFVNLGQMPTFAAALCK from the exons ATGGGTGGCTGTGCATCAAAGCCACATAAACAGCTGAAATCCAAGGCAAAGTACTTGTACAGGTCATGCAAGTTTCGCCGCAGAAAGGTCGCCCCATCAGTTTCGATAGGCCACGATATGGATGGGGAAGTTTGCAGTGATGTCTTTACTTTCCGAGATTTTGTTATGAATGACACTGATGACCGGGAAATGACGAGATTCCGGAGATCTCAGGTGCCGAATTGCACTTTCCATCTGCCTGATCAGTGGCAAAGGAACCATAAAGAAGTTGGCGAAAATG AAAAGCGGCAAGAGGAAGAATGGTTCGACTCTCAAAGTGCCCTTGATTCTGATACTGATGATGATTTTGTTAGCGTTGATGGAG ATGGTTTCACATTATTAGACAGTGCGACCATGAGGATATCAAATAGCCCCGTGACTCAAAATGAAAGCAACTCATGCTTCACTGACTACGGATGCAATCAACAAAAGAAAGATTGCTGTAAAACAGAAGTTCTTTCTAGTAGTGAAGAATACGTAGAATACGATGTTAACAAGAAACAAACTGTTGATAATTCATGCCTGGCAAAAGCTGAAGAAGCTTGCACCAAGAGGATGAAAGTGGATTTCGAGCATTTCTTAGATAAACATGAAGAAAGAAAGCTGGACCATTCATTAACTCAGTTTCATTCTTCAGAGAACGTGTTGGACTCAAATCAGACTCCAGCATTTTCAGGATCAGCATCAATCGGAAAGAAGGCAACTTTTATAGTGACTGCTGTAAAGAGGAAGTTTAGTGATGGAGATGGTCAGATAGAACTCTGTAACT GTTCCTCCAAAAGGTGTTTATATCATCCTAGAGCAGGTTTCCTAATTCCAGTCTCACTGGAGGAGAAGCCGAATCAAGGCTGCTGGTGCCCCGTTCCACCTTCTGCCTTTAAGCTACGTGGGGAGAATTATTGCAG AGATAAAAAGAAGTATCCTGCTCCCAATCATAGCCCATATATACCTATTGGCATGGACTTGTTTGCCTCCCCTCGGAAGATGCATCACATTGCGCAGCACATTGAACTACCCTTTGTTGGATCAGAATGTGAAATACCTTCAATACTCGTCGTCAACATCCAG CTTCCTGCTTATCCTGCTGCCATGTTTGGAGATAGTGATGGGGAAGGGACAAACCTCGTGATATATTTCAAATTGTTGGAGAATTTTGAGAGAGAAACTTCTCCTATATTTGTGGAAAGTATAAAG AGACTTGTTAAAAATGAAATGGAAGTGGTGACGGGGTTTCCAAAGGAATCTGTAGTCCCTTACAGAGAAAGACTAAAGATAATGGTCAATCCAGTAAATCCTGAGGAACTTGGCTTGAGTTCTACAGAAAGGAAGCTTGTGCAGGCATACAAGGATAAGCCGGTGCTTTCACGTCCCCAACATTCTTTCTACAAG GGAGCTAATTACTTTGAGATAGACCTTGATGTACATCGGTTCGGCTATATATGTAGGAAAGGACTTCAAGCATTTAGAGAAAGATTAAAAAATGGGATATTTGATCTTGGACTGACAATTCAG GCACAAACCAGCGAGGAATTGCCTGAGAAAGTTTTGTGTTGCGTTAGACTAAACAAGATCGATTTTGTAAATCTTGGACAGATGCCAACATTTGCAGCTGCTCTCTGTAAATGA
- the LOC140829690 gene encoding thioredoxin-like 3-3, with protein sequence MKKGAELGGNGEEEKGNEGAEDSYSALKSKKNYQGDLVSATSDDNLKEILREVRTSKLPAVINYGASWCGVCSQILPTFCELSGKFPKVSFVYADIDECPETTQHIRYTPTFNFYRDGERVDEMFGVGEERLRDRLWLHS encoded by the exons ATGAAGAAAGGAGCTGAGTTGGGTGGAAATGGCGAAGAAGAAAAGGGAAACGAAGGCGCAGAAGATAGCTACTCAGCTTTGAAATCGAAGAAAAATTATCAAGGTGACCTTGTTAGTGCCACTAGCGATGATAATCTCAAGGAAATCCTTCGCGAAGTCAGAACTTCAAAACTCCCT GCAGTAATCAACTACGGTGCATCATG GTGTGGAGTGTGCAGTCAGATTCTGCCTACATTTTGCGAACTGAGCGGAAAATTTCCAAAGGTTTCTTTTGTGTATGCTGACATAGATGAGTGCCCTGAAACTACTCAGCATATTCGGTACACGCCCACCTTTAATTTCTACAGAGATGGTGAAAGAGTTGATGAGATGTTTGGTGTCGGAGAAGAGCGTCTGCGGGATCGCCTCTGGCTGCATTCTTGA
- the LOC140830605 gene encoding uncharacterized protein isoform X3 — translation MGGCASKPHKQLKSKAKYLYRSCKFRRRKVAPSVSIGHDMDGEVCSDVFTFRDFVMNDTDDREMTRFRRSQVPNCTFHLPDQWQRNHKEVGENAEKRQEEEWFDSQSALDSDTDDDFVSVDGDGFTLLDSATMRISNSPVTQNESNSCFTDYGCNQQKKDCCKTEVLSSSEEYVEYDVNKKQTVDNSCLAKAEEACTKRMKVDFEHFLDKHEERKLDHSLTQFHSSENVLDSNQTPAFSGSASIGKKATFIVTAVKRKFSDGDGSSKRCLYHPRAGFLIPVSLEEKPNQGCWCPVPPSAFKLRGENYCRDKKKYPAPNHSPYIPIGMDLFASPRKMHHIAQHIELPFVGSECEIPSILVVNIQLPAYPAAMFGDSDGEGTNLVIYFKLLENFERETSPIFVESIKRLVKNEMEVVTGFPKESVVPYRERLKIMVNPVNPEELGLSSTERKLVQAYKDKPVLSRPQHSFYKGANYFEIDLDVHRFGYICRKGLQAFRERLKNGIFDLGLTIQAQTSEELPEKVLCCVRLNKIDFVNLGQMPTFAAALCK, via the exons ATGGGTGGCTGTGCATCAAAGCCACATAAACAGCTGAAATCCAAGGCAAAGTACTTGTACAGGTCATGCAAGTTTCGCCGCAGAAAGGTCGCCCCATCAGTTTCGATAGGCCACGATATGGATGGGGAAGTTTGCAGTGATGTCTTTACTTTCCGAGATTTTGTTATGAATGACACTGATGACCGGGAAATGACGAGATTCCGGAGATCTCAGGTGCCGAATTGCACTTTCCATCTGCCTGATCAGTGGCAAAGGAACCATAAAGAAGTTGGCGAAAATG CAGAAAAGCGGCAAGAGGAAGAATGGTTCGACTCTCAAAGTGCCCTTGATTCTGATACTGATGATGATTTTGTTAGCGTTGATGGAG ATGGTTTCACATTATTAGACAGTGCGACCATGAGGATATCAAATAGCCCCGTGACTCAAAATGAAAGCAACTCATGCTTCACTGACTACGGATGCAATCAACAAAAGAAAGATTGCTGTAAAACAGAAGTTCTTTCTAGTAGTGAAGAATACGTAGAATACGATGTTAACAAGAAACAAACTGTTGATAATTCATGCCTGGCAAAAGCTGAAGAAGCTTGCACCAAGAGGATGAAAGTGGATTTCGAGCATTTCTTAGATAAACATGAAGAAAGAAAGCTGGACCATTCATTAACTCAGTTTCATTCTTCAGAGAACGTGTTGGACTCAAATCAGACTCCAGCATTTTCAGGATCAGCATCAATCGGAAAGAAGGCAACTTTTATAGTGACTGCTGTAAAGAGGAAGTTTAGTGATGGAGATG GTTCCTCCAAAAGGTGTTTATATCATCCTAGAGCAGGTTTCCTAATTCCAGTCTCACTGGAGGAGAAGCCGAATCAAGGCTGCTGGTGCCCCGTTCCACCTTCTGCCTTTAAGCTACGTGGGGAGAATTATTGCAG AGATAAAAAGAAGTATCCTGCTCCCAATCATAGCCCATATATACCTATTGGCATGGACTTGTTTGCCTCCCCTCGGAAGATGCATCACATTGCGCAGCACATTGAACTACCCTTTGTTGGATCAGAATGTGAAATACCTTCAATACTCGTCGTCAACATCCAG CTTCCTGCTTATCCTGCTGCCATGTTTGGAGATAGTGATGGGGAAGGGACAAACCTCGTGATATATTTCAAATTGTTGGAGAATTTTGAGAGAGAAACTTCTCCTATATTTGTGGAAAGTATAAAG AGACTTGTTAAAAATGAAATGGAAGTGGTGACGGGGTTTCCAAAGGAATCTGTAGTCCCTTACAGAGAAAGACTAAAGATAATGGTCAATCCAGTAAATCCTGAGGAACTTGGCTTGAGTTCTACAGAAAGGAAGCTTGTGCAGGCATACAAGGATAAGCCGGTGCTTTCACGTCCCCAACATTCTTTCTACAAG GGAGCTAATTACTTTGAGATAGACCTTGATGTACATCGGTTCGGCTATATATGTAGGAAAGGACTTCAAGCATTTAGAGAAAGATTAAAAAATGGGATATTTGATCTTGGACTGACAATTCAG GCACAAACCAGCGAGGAATTGCCTGAGAAAGTTTTGTGTTGCGTTAGACTAAACAAGATCGATTTTGTAAATCTTGGACAGATGCCAACATTTGCAGCTGCTCTCTGTAAATGA